CGTGCGGGTCgcggatcctctctctctctctctccggtctTTGCACACTGTATTTGGTCGCTTCCTCCGCCCTCGAACGCCAGAAAacatcaattggagctgcgaATTCGATCTCGCCTTCCTTCGCTTTGCACCCGCGGCGCCCGGATTCGAGCCCGGCCGTCGAAACCCTAGCGCGCCCCCCCTCCGCCCCACACTTTGGGCGCCGGAGCGGAGGGCGATGGCGGCGGAACTGGGGCAGCAGACGGTGGAGTTCTCCGCCCTTGTGCGACGAGCCGCGGAGGATTCCTACCTCGCCCTCAAAGAGCTGGTGGAGCGGTCCCGGGCGCCGGAGGACCAGCGATCCGACTCCGAGAAGAAGATAGACCTCCTCAAGTTCATCGCCAAGACTCGGCAGCGGATGCTCCACCTCCATGTGCTCGCCAAGTGGTGCCGACAGGTGATTCTCgtcctcgtcttttttttttttggcttctttATTGCTCGCTGTGAACTGGTTTTTTGCCTAGGGTTtctgaatgtgttccttcttgagTGCCTCTAGGCTCCGGTAGATGGAAAGCCGCTTCATTTCTTAATCCATGGTACGGATTTAGTCTAGTGTCTGGATTAGTAGTTTATCTGGGGATGATCCTGGAAACCTAGTTCCAAACTGGTAGTCAGTCTTGGTGAATTTGGCGTTTTGGATATGCTTTAGGTTACAATAAGTGCAGCTTATTTCAGTTTTCTGGAGTGTTTTCCCCCCCTCCCTTTTAATGCATTTGAGCGACAATATGAAATTTATTAGTTTGTGATGCAGTACAACACGCTTTGTGCTCTAACAATTTTTTTCTACTAACCCCAAATGCTAAAACATCATTAAATCTTTAGTCTATTTGTATGTATTAATAGTTAAAAAATAGCAGATTATGTTTTGATGCAATTTAAGATGTAGCTAAATCCTTGAAGGTGAATTGTAAAATTAGAGAAATTTATTGGAaccattattttgagaattttctcATTGGTGTTCTATATACTATTCTCAATCTTTGACATTTTTTATTTGAGACTGATTGTATCCTAATTTAGTAAGATGCTCTACAACTTTAGGAACCAAGTGAGTCGTTTTTATATGGTGCAGAAAATGTTTATCATGATTCACAACATATTAAATCTTTGTTGTCTAGACATGTTAGGAGAAATATTCCATAAAGCACAGATTAAGGATGTAAGTTGGGCAGTTTGGGTTTATTAGAGGTAAAACTTTATTGACCAAAGGTGAACACCCTCACCGCATGATGAACCCAATGTAATTTCTGAACTAGCTTGATAAACATGTACCTAATTCGAGGTGGAATCAAATTGATTCTCAAGGTATTTATGTCAGAAAAAGAAGTAAGCCACTGCATTCAATTTGTAAATGTTGATTGACAAAGCATGTTGTGCTTTTAATTGTCATTATCTAAATGTACAACTTTCCAGAAAGGTTGCACACTTTTTAtgtttgaatgattttttttggAGTCTTCACTGGTAACCTTATTATAAAATCCTTTTGTGACATTATGCTTCTTGATTTTTTGGAGTCTTTTTTATTCACTTTGTCACTTGTTTTACATCCagcattttctttaaattaagcTCAGAATCTGATTTGAAGATGGTGGTCTGTGCATTTATTCATTTGTTTGATGATCAATGTCAAAGTAGTCTTGTAAACTTTTGAGATgccttatttatataattaaattgtTGGCTCACGTTGTGTATCACATTAGATGACTGATTTGATCTTGAACTGGCATGGTTTAGGCGAAGTTCAAGATCAATGCAATACGCTTTGAGCTTATCTCTGATGGCACTGCAGCACAAGGAGCAAATACTAGTGCTTTGCAACTGGCCCAAGACGGTGAACTCGATTCAACTGGCCTAAAAACTCCTGGTTTGAAAATCATTTATTGGTTAGATGCTGACAAAAATGCCGGGGGATCTGATTTTAGTTCACGTCCATTTCTCAAACTTGAACCAGGGCAAGATACACAGATTAAGTGTCTACATAATTCCTTTGTATTAGACCCACTTACTGGCAAGGAAGCTATTTTTTCACTCGATCAAAGTTGCATTGATCTTGAGAAACTCCTGCTAAAAGCTATTGCATGCAATATACACACCCGTCTGTTTGAAATCCAGAGGGAGTTGAGTAAAAGTGTTAACATTTGTCGAGGTACAGGTGATGTTGTACTGAAGAATGATGGAAGTATGGTAGCAGATCTAAGAAAGGTTAGTAATGAATAAATTTATTCTTCATTTGTCATATGAGTTATCTGTTTCTAAGATACATGTGTAGATTTCATGATTGGGGTCTTTAGGATCAATAAATGTTTAAATGGTTctagtaaaaatatttttaaggtgCTGGCCTATATCACTGTTGATTACATGGTTTCATTCATATTGGCTAGATTTTCTTGGTTATACTTCTTCCATTTTGTTCATCTGTATTCAAATTCAATTACAAAGTCCCCACATGATTGACCCAAAACAATTAGCTGATCTATTTGTATTTCATTAATATTCATAAAACTCTAATTCCATAAAGAAATGCAATTAATATTTGAAAATACTCCCATAGCGTCACAAATCATGATGCAAGGAAATGTTCTTTGGCTTACAGAATATTGTAGAATGGATCCATAGGAGAAAATGGATTCTAAGGGTAAGGAAGTTAAGTTGAAGCGGGGAATGTTCATGTGGGTAGACTTTTGAGCTGCAGGCTGTGGCTAGATCTGGTCATCATGTATTTGCTTGGGAAAAATATTAGAAAAGCCTCCTTGGTGGTGTTCCAGGGGTTTTCAACATTAGATCAGTGCTAATGTAGACTTGAGTTGATCATGCTTATCTAAGGCATTTTGGTGGCGCGAGGTGGAAAGATGTTACTTCAAACTGTCCTGTTCTGTGAAGAGGCCTAATTATGTCTAACGCTATTGAATTAATTTAATACAGTAATCTCATGCTCTTTGTTGTCCcatgcaaggtttgcaataccgaatgataccaccTGGTAAGGGCAGTACATATCAGTCCATCAGCAGACCAGTACACAAACCGCCCGCTACCGAACGGTATCGCTGATTGAGGTTGTTATTGTcgacggtgaccgagggagaaagtgaaagaagagggagaagaggaagaaagaaatgagaaaaaaaaagaacctgCAGATCGGCGCTGCTCTCCTCCTCGTTTGTCGGTGACTTCTCATCCGCGCACGGGGGGAAGAGTCATCGGCGTCGTGGGGCGAAGAGAGACAATGCCTCaacgaaattatatatatatataaaggcgacgtcgccgcgtggggagaaggcagattttttttcttcgggcgacatcataatttttttttttttctgtaatgtCGCTCGAGAGGCGATGTGGCCccgtgtggggagaagagagatATACTGAGCGGtttatctcttatatatatatatatatatatataccgaatgatATACCGAAATATGTCGCTCTGTCataaacggtcgtcgcgcacccgcaacaactccgttcaacgaaccgttcgtctctCACACCCACATGTACAGCTTCTTGACAtgttgttttctcttggttttggggcattttgcttgtaaaaatgtaagttcgaacaagctgcaacgttacaaagcgaccgctcaccgaaccgagcaaaacaactccAAAATagttccgttttcgcgtgccacgggggCTAGCGAAcaaactgcctccgctcaccaaaacgtcagccatctctgcccctttgaaccccccgggtggcacagggctggatggggctttggttatatatcgggcgttgaactctcattcacaagttcgcacgtgacctttacggggacTTGTTTtcacgcccgggaccaggtgagcggctgtttgtgggcttgcagctgttcgttcatccttctaaagccttgttttctccttctccctcttttctcttgtgcacacaaggtgctcgctgatttgcttgtaaagcttccccttttcgtgagacttcgAGACTTGTTCGTCGCTCGCCCTTtttaactaatcaactttctctcttttacaggtccttcgggacctgcgtgaGGTTACAagttggctgaccctttgcggagcaatatagcAAGGGcggagcgcgacttaggcaacgcaagctaagttcgcgtctttgccacgagTGGGCCTCGCGACTTAGTTAAcataagctaagttcgcgtcattggccgcaagggtgcctcacgccttaggcaattccagctaaggccgtgacattgtggtatcagagcgggcaagcacttcgagcgagcagcgaacgaacttcgcaacttcgccatggcaaagcatcgtggcgaatcaagcaagacggggcaagccggacccttgccccaagcaaccgaaggtgggctgcatgtgcatactcgctctcatgctgttggagccgctcaagaggagcgcgacagcgaaaatgacgagcgagaagttggctactctccgcgagcggaggaagcgcaatcgggagcgttaactgggaaaaagagtcacaaggagagactcgcaacggcggaaacccgcctggatgttcttgaagcgagcatggaggaactctaccatggccaacaaagacttgttggggtagagagctcgcaggaagaagcggagtccaggatcgataaggtcgaggccctagtcgaccgactgtctaatgacaccaaagactccgtgcaacacttacaggatgttgtggcagaactcactgcaaaggt
The window above is part of the Musa acuminata AAA Group cultivar baxijiao chromosome BXJ2-6, Cavendish_Baxijiao_AAA, whole genome shotgun sequence genome. Proteins encoded here:
- the LOC135614250 gene encoding mediator of RNA polymerase II transcription subunit 14-like, encoding MAAELGQQTVEFSALVRRAAEDSYLALKELVERSRAPEDQRSDSEKKIDLLKFIAKTRQRMLHLHVLAKWCRQAKFKINAIRFELISDGTAAQGANTSALQLAQDGELDSTGLKTPGLKIIYWLDADKNAGGSDFSSRPFLKLEPGQDTQIKCLHNSFVLDPLTGKEAIFSLDQSCIDLEKLLLKAIACNIHTRLFEIQRELSKSVNICRGTGDVVLKNDGSMVADLRKKDENSSIEDYFGDEVLKVRACGMSFITLGINIRECQNQSKWFLKV